From Gossypium raimondii isolate GPD5lz chromosome 11, ASM2569854v1, whole genome shotgun sequence:
tagatttattttctaaaggGTCCTTATTTCTTGAATAATtctatttctaatatttatttaaatgtttaattagtCATGATTACATCTCTAAAAGTTGATAGTGGTACCTATTGCTTTTATTTGAAACTGTGTATGCATGTGTATAAGTTTCGATAGTTGTTGTAGCACCTTGTAACTTAAGTCCGGTGATCGGACCGAATTAATAGTGTTACAATTACAAAAGAAATTATGTCAACTTAAGAAGTAAATCATTATAAACTTTAGAAGCATACTTGGACTGTAATTTCCAACGTAACTAAATAAGCACCAATTGTTAATGATACATATAAGATAAACACCAATTGTTAAGGATACACTAACTTAAGTAGTTGGAGCAGAAGAAGAAGTAGTTGTGGAACTGATAAATATTGAATTGAGCATAAAGGCTAGAATGATTAAAGTAACATTTTTCAAAGGTGAGTAGGTGATTAAGGCATCAAGTAAATTACTATCCTAACCACAAATTAACTCATTCGTTAGCTCTATTAGAGTTAATCCTAGTCTATTCAGTCTAGATCTCAACTCTAACCTtctcttcaaaaaaaaattaaggtcatcaaataaatataatgtgTTTATCAAATAAGCAGATTATATAAGCACaagactaaataaaataattaacaaaaatcaaaacaattgaagagaaaatataGAAACTTGTTTTTTGTTACAAATTATCCTAGCTAAAGTACGACAAGATAGTTGCATTTCTAGCAGAAGGGTTTCTTAAGCACAACATTCTAAGGCTAATTTGGAAACAACCTTCGTATTTGGAAAGTTTGGAGGTAATTTTGGGAACAAATTCCATATTAGGAATAGGCTAAGCCTAGGAAGGTTGGTAGGATTCTTAGGTTTGCCCCACTTTTGAGATGTTTTGGAGAGTATAGATTGGAGACTCAAATATGGGCATTGTTAAGAAGTTGCTTCTCTAGAAAAACAAGTGCTTCCTCTCCCTCTTCTCGTAGTGTTGGAAAATTGGTTTAGAAAACTATTTTGTTTGCATGATGgagttttaaaatttcctaaaacCATGTCCTTTTTGTGTTAtctatgataataaaatttaccaattttAGTACATGTTGTAGAAATGATAGGGATACTTGCTTTGCAAAAAGGAAATTGTGGCTAAAATAGTACTTGGAACTGTGGCCATAGTTTCGATCATGAAATCAAAAGTGTGAAAGCTTTAAAGATGAACACCaagattatttatataatttgaccTCAGTCTACATCTATGGGGCATTGCCTAGATCAATGATCCACTATCTTTATCAGAGTACAATCAATGATTTAAGTCTTacaataaataacattttagaGGAGACAAAAAAGGtaactaaaactaaatttagCCATTATAATTTATAGTGACTAGATTTAAAGCTGTCACTTGTCAATACAAATACCTTCAACACTATTGTATTTGCAACAACTTTTACAAAACTGTCACagttattcaattttttgtGACAAAAGTTTCCGCACTAAACTTGTAAGTAAttgtgacaaaaaaataagggtaatctacaaaaatagtcacttttgtttgccttaagttacattttagtcacttatgtttgaaatgttacattttagtcacttatgttattattttgttacgaagtgatcactctaccgttaagttCTGTTATCTCTCTAACAGCAATCCTATGTGGCAGTCCAACTAGATTTTAAGTGCCAACTTGGATTTCTAAATGGGATGAAAatagattataaattaaataaatttaattaattaaaatttttaaacctaaaCCTTAATTGCAAAAACTGTTCATCtcctctttttaatttttcttcgtctcttctttttttaggttttcttttttcatttgacTAGAAAAACTATTATTAAGATCAAAATAGTTGAAATCAAATTGACTACTTCATAAAGATGGATTCAATGGAGACTCCAGGTATGTATTCTTTGCATTCCTCTGTCTCTTTTATTCAATACTGAAAAACAaaagattgaattttttattgtttaataaaaaccctaaattaaaattcttgatattttcttcaaatttttgaaatttttcttgttcctaatcattatattttctagttttttttcaCAGTTCTTGAAAAATTGGTTGCTCAATCAAATTTTTCTAATCTGAATCAACTTGTATGTTCACAATCTCTTTGTGGGTATTCCATATTATTCTTTCTTACTGCTAATTTTGAGCTGAATTACCTTGCTATACGAATAAATCCTCTTCGTAACTTAAGGAATGCAACCTGTAAGTCCAGAAATAAACCCAGAATTTTTTAGTTGCCAACATAAAGAGATAAAGAAGATGATCAAGATCCAATAATAAAACCCATTGTAAGTTTTGGGCGTTAGAGAAAATAGGGTATGATAAACAGGTTATGTCAGAAGGGCTTCACACAACCTAAttagcaaagaagaaaaataagaatacaGGAGTGGTAGAAGAATGAAACCTCAGAATCATGCTGCATGAGAAATGTCTCTTGCACTCCACCAGACACTACGATACAACTATAACCAGCTTCCAGCAGGGAACAAAAGTTCTTTCTTGTGGCTGGTGAGGCACCCAACCATGTCCACATATGCCTCAAAAATGGAGTGTAGAATACCTATTCATTCACCAAAACCAAGTAGAGCGGCTGAAACAAATTTGAGTTATAGGTTATGGAATGTGAAGGATATGAGAATTTGAGGAGTTCAATTGGGCTTACAGGGCTAGTGGTAAGACATTTCAGTTTGGGAAGAGGCATGAAACCTATACGTTCAGCCAACGTAACAACTCCGATCAGCAACACCGAATGTGGGGCATAACTGAGAACTGCAACATTTACATGCTAACATCTATTATTTGCCCTAACTGGCAACCACTAAATAACTTAGATAGCCCAAGCATGAACATATACtctcaatatatttttagtGGAAATAAGAAATGGTAAACAGTAAGGGAGTATTTTTGTTTCTTCGACCTGTCTACtgaacaaaaccaaaaataattgtaaatctatcaaataagaatgaagCAAAATTTCACTTAATAAACCAAAAACAATTGTAAATCTATcaaataagaacaaaaaataattatgttgcTGTCTCCCAAaacatatactttaattttaactcaGGTGTAGTTTGATGCAAATGtatatgttcaatttttcattttaactcaGGTGTCAATATGTGAATAATGATTACTGTTTTCATGTTTTAGattatgtattttaatgttGTCCAAATTTGAATATTGACTGCTGTCCGAATGTCCTAAAATGTTCATAAATTCATTACTGAtgttgtttgaaattgaactGAATTTGAGATAATTTTTTTCAGGTTTGAATTGTGCAATTTGTTGATactaatataatgttttatttttcttttttggtttagggtttgaagTTGAACAAAATACTTTAGGGGGAGATTTTGAAGGAGAAGCGTCTGACTTAGATGATAGTTCATATAAAGCTTATGAGTCAGGTACTTCTTATTCTGATTCTTTTGAGTCTGATGGTGATAGGGTAGATGAACCAGAGGTTGAACTAGTAGGTGAAATGATACAGAAGGAGTTAGACCACTTACTAGATTCAAGTTTTTGGAGTTTAGAAGATGATTTTGATAGTAGCAGTGATCATGATTTGAATAATGACATGGATTATGATAAATATGGGAATAAAAAGTACCCTCTATTCAATCCTCAAACTGATATGAGGAACCCTATATTGATAAAGGGTTTGGTTTTCCCTAGTAGAGACATTTTAAAAGATGCAGTTAAACAGTATGGGAGGATAAATAGGGTAGTAACCAAACTAACTAGGAATGACAAGCTTAGGGTGAAAGCAGTCTGTGCACCTAGTTGTCCATGGACGTTATGGGCATCCAAGTTAAATCCCAAGGATCCAATGGATGGGAGTTGGCAAATTAAGACCTTAGTCAACCACCATAAGTGTAGCAAGgtaatgaaaaataagaatattactTCAAAGTGGATGGCTAGACATTATTTACACAAATTTCAAGTTGATCCCAATTATTCCTTAACATCCTTACAAAATGATAT
This genomic window contains:
- the LOC105801278 gene encoding uncharacterized protein LOC105801278 codes for the protein MVNRFEVEQNTLGGDFEGEASDLDDSSYKAYESGTSYSDSFESDGDRVDEPEVELVGEMIQKELDHLLDSSFWSLEDDFDSSSDHDLNNDMDYDKYGNKKYPLFNPQTDMRNPILIKGLVFPSRDILKDAVKQYGRINRVVTKLTRNDKLRVKAVCAPSCPWTLWASKLNPKDPMDGSWQIKTLVNHHKCSKVMKNKNITSKWMARHYLHKFQVDPNYSLTSLQNDIRVDFGTIVSRTKCMRAKIRALELVQGNHKAQYANIYDYLLELRRSNPGTTTICKLDCRLFQRLYVCLEACKSGWLTGCRRILGLDGCWLKGYYGGHLLAAVGVNANDCIYPVAFAVVESENKQSWFWFLELLQRDLEIDNSYNICFMFDKQKVL